GAACGTTGAATTATTGATTGTATAACATTTCATTTCATCTGTTCTCTGCAATTGTTCTTTCGCAAATTTTCTTTCGGAAAAATTTGCTCTCCATATATCAAATTTctcctttaattttcaaattcaaaaactTTATACAATTTTCAAGATCTCATCCGAGAACTCCGAAGTGCAACGTGAAGAAATTTTCCAAAGAAATTTTCAGGTACGTAAACTTTCTTAAAGTTCATATCCAAACTTCAAGCTTATTacgcaaataaaaaaattttcaaggcaaaagtatcattgctctgataccaaatgttaaatatttttcttaaaatcatggTTCTATGTATTTATAAACATGATATAATATGTGGAAGCTTTAATCGAGaattacctccggccattgaaaatttttgatTTCTCTGCTTTTTTTTTCGGTTGAAGCCTTCTAAGCACTGCACGCTCTCTTTAGATGATGTATGTGTatgcttagggacctcaatcgcttatttataggcgtttctcATACCATCGATGAGTTTATCGGGAGCCGAGATTCAGAAAGAGAATCGTGTACGCATCTAAATTTTCTTGGTCGTCGCCAATATCAATTTGTACACGCTACTTCTTTTAATATGTGTCGCGTTTTTCTTACAAACCAGTCATGTTCTTTTGTTTTTATCAGTCTATCAGCGAATCAAGCTGCTCATGTGTTGGTCCGAGCAGTTGATTTTATGTTTGGTTTAAGGGCCGAGTTTATCCGTTGCTTTCAGTTATTTCTATGTAATTATCATAATACACAAGCGttgcatatataaaatatacacATTATTTGGAATTAACTTTGAATTTGATTATAATGTTAGGGTAATGAGAGTGGTTAGGATAACGAAAGTGAGAAGATATTTTGGAAGTTTTGAGTTAACAATTTACTTATATATGGAAGAATATTTGTGTTATACATGCTTGCACCtatgtctatttatttaaaattttaagataaattatatattgatgcctcaattttttttaaaaaaattacataatgTTTTCGGTCGAATTACAATCTTAGTTAACTTATttgcattttatttcaatattaaGTCTATTTTATCATAACGCTAACATgttgatacgaatcctcgtacgaatgaaaggcaagcacgaatatagaaatcgcaccctcaattcaataacaaacaaggaacgattatgttgtcccgatcttttgaaacaagtaacgattttttgatattcacctctaagcgatcaacgataaaacaattgaatttcaaacaaaccttcaaagatcttgttttgacaatccgagcgaaaaacaatcgacaaacgccacaaagatgcaatctttgataagtttgatttggttttcttcttgtgaagaacaaagctaaaagctttgaaaattgagagaacctcAAGTTTTTCTTATATCATTCAATAATGTTTCGTTCATAGTGATTACAAGcattaaataaacaataaaatacgagaaaaattgtgtgaaaattcataaataagataactagcaactttgacacggaagtgcgccaaaagaccgcggatacggtgcttgtttgaccgcgggtgcggtgtagcttcggcaacaaaccgcgggtgcgctaatgatttgaccgcgggtgcggtgcagcttcgggaaattttcttaaatttgattatcatggaccgcgggtgcggtccctttattagcgcgggtgcgctggtccTTCGGCCATTGGACCGCGGGCGCGGTCCCtgttttagcgcgggtgcgctggaccttcggcaattgcacttgaataacattccaaaaacccccaatattattcccatgattcccaacctcctctaatttagtcatccaatttgtagatcctccttggtagttcatcatgagtcctttaagtgtttctttaaacttcttgctacgtcccctcgttataggtcctttgggcaactccaacgactcccatgctttctttggtgcttgatcaaccacgtttgcatcattctccccttcttgaaaaggatttgtcctcaaatcttgatcatctcctacatcaaacaacgaaagatcactaacattaaaagtagaactgacattgtactcacctggtaggtctaatttgtaggcattgtcgttgatcttttcaagcacttgaaatggtccatcacccctaggtaagagtttcgaacgtcgcttttctggaaatctttctttTCTTAAGTGCAatcacacccaatctcccttttcaaaaaccatctttttcctccccttgttggcttgcttcgtatattgtaaattcttcttctcgatgttattcttgacattctcatgcaaacttctaacgaattcagctttcttcttgccatccatgttcaacctttcactcacaggcaaagacatcaaatccaaatgagttgaaggattaaaaccataaacaatttcaaatggtgaataattcgtagtagaatgcacgctacggttataagcaaactcaacaaatgacaaacattcttcccaatttttcaaggaatttttgagtatagcacgcaaaagtattcctagagttctattaacaacttcagtttgtccatccgtttgaggatgacatgtagtagaaaacaacagtttAGTGCCAAGcttagcccacaaagttttccaaaagtaaatcaaaaatttaacatcacggtcagatacaatagtcctaggcataccatgcaacctaacgacttccttaaagaacaaatcTGCAATGTTGGATGCATaatcggttttatgacaagcaataaaatgtgccattttagagaatctatcaacaacaacaaatattgaatccctccctTCTTAGTCCTTGGCAAACCtcaaacaaaatccatagaaatatcaatccaagtttcactaggaacaggaagtggtgtatacaatccatgtggttgtgttctagacttagcttgtctacaagtaatgcacttttcacaaacacgctcaacatcacgtttcatatgtggccaataaaaatgctcatgcaaacaactcaaagttttagccacaccaaagtgccccatcaaaccaccaccatgtgcctccctcacaagtaactcacgaattgatgacttaggaatgcacaatctatcttctctaaataaaaacccattatgcaaataaaatttgtcatgtggaccatgcatacatgtttcaaatatctccttaaaatcctcatccaacaaatacaactctttcatatgttcaaatctcaagattttcgactccaaggtagagattaatacgtacctccgtgatagtgcgtcagccactacattatccttaccttgtttgtatttggttatgtagggaaatgtacatatgaatgccacccacttagcatgccgcttgttcagtttctgttgtcccttaaggtactttagagactcatgatcggtatggatcacaaactccttaggcctcaagtagtgttgccacatctccaaggtcctcacaagcgcgtacaactccttgtcatatgTTGGATAGTTTagtgctgctccattgagtttttcactaaagtacgccactggtcgtcctccttgcatcaaaatcccaccaatacctacacctgaagcatcacattcaatttcaaaagtattagaaaaatcaggcaaaacaagtaaaggcgcattaattaatttttgtttaataatattaaaagacttctcttgctcctcgccccagtggaatggaacgttcttcttaatcactgccgtcatcggtgccgccagtgtgctaaaatcttttacaaacatcctatagaagcttgcaagaccatgaaagcttcgaacttgactaacattagcaggcgttggccaatctcgaatagcacttaccttgtcctcatccacttgtatcccatgtgaacttaccacaaaaccaagaaaaacaagtttgcttgtacaaaaatcacatttcttaagattagcatataaatgttcagccctaagtgttgtcagtacaagtctcaaatgctcaacatgctcttctaaatctttactatacacaagaatatcatcaaaataaaccacaacaaatttccctatgtaagcacgcatgacatgattcatcaacctcataaaggtactaGGAGCGTTTGTTAAACCAAAATGCattaccatccactcatataacccatatttggttttaaatgttgttttccactcatcaccttccttcATCCTAATCTGATGATAACCACTACAATATgcttcaccatcatataattcATTCAATGAATATAACATGAACATTTTATTCTCCTTATAAATACATTCATCATGAACATAGAAATTGTTACATTCATTCATACTCTTTTCCCTAATATCACCAAACAAATAATAATCATGCCAATAGAACATGCTAAATTTACTATCTATACAATCCTTTAACACAACACACGGATTTAAGTCTAATGCATACAATTCATTGCCATGACAAAAACACATCAAATTGACGTTCTCTGAACACTCCAAATCAATAACATTCGAATTTAGTTCACAAAATATATAGCCATTTTCAATTCTATGACACTTTGGCAAAATTATCAAACCACAGTCATGCTTACTAAATGTAACACTTTCAACCTGTTctacaaaatcttgaaaataatacaacacaaaattaaAGTAAGGAAGCAAATCATACCTCCCAATTGTTGCGTCggcaactaaccttacctcatcTCGAATGATCCTGAATtcatatggatcatcccatggTATTCTCACATTATCAACACTTGCTTTTCTCTTCATCATGTCATCACAATAATCCTGCAAAGAATAATTAACatcgctcgggattgaaccggctatatcatcacaatgacaataaaccactttgtacaaaggtactttaaagggtttattcaaaaatacataagtctcaacctcactctttttactcttttgggccttcaaattatatttcttttcgttttcttttcctttggcctctttttctctcTCCTTTTctttaatatcatatttttcatctttttttctcttcatggccatctcactcttttgttctctctttctttcggccattttaatttctttttcactcacttcaagaataaatttcaattgatcCTCAAGAATACTTGGACTCAATTGAACCAATGAAACATTTGGTTCCTCAACAAATTTATGTACAATAACTTCTCCTTGCGTACTTTCCTCCTCCATAGTAGACAAATTAGGCATTTCTTCACCACTCAATGATTCAGCTTCCACTGTACACAATTTAACATCATTCGAATCATCAACTAGTGGAATACTATCATCAACAACTTTCTCAACCACAACTTCAAATTCAGGTTCTTCTACAACCTCAATTTCATGTTCAAATTCTCCAACAATCTCAACATCCACTTGAGATTTAAGTTCAACCAACGACTCTACTACTGTCAGCTCCATACGTTGACATTGGCTAGTATTatgcccaaattttaaacaccaacaacatataatatcaaaagtactagaatttgagtttttacttgtaccttgatattcatatttgctagcttcacATCTCGACTGCTCCATTGGACTAGCAATGATTTTCTCTCCCCGGTTGCTACACCCACTACTCTCCTCACATCCCCTATCATCATCACGATGCAAATACAATgatctattccctccaaatcttctacgtcgcctatcctcatcatatTGCCTATCATGTATTTCCTCTTCTTCACTCCGCCTATACCTCTCACTTAGAGGCTTAAACTtcttctcccatattctatccaaccctctcaacattgtttgaaattgacatTCGTCAActattatacctgcaagaaaaggttagtaaaataataaagaataagttttctcaccacgaatcctcactggtcactccaatgaaaaattcactcgactcttttttttttcactacaaaatactcaccggtcactccaaagaaataacgctcgcactcaagtgtttttcactcaaatttgatagttctttctaagatgtgctcaagctttgtacttgtatatcaaaccaatcagactcaactcgtggacactcgcaactgtctcacttagaCTGTGCAAAGCCAagaaatttgatatatttttttattgtactcgaaaatatatGGTGCACTCGAAAATTCCAAGGAACAAacacagaattttcgaaaattcacagATCCACAAAAACTAAGAACGATAGGATAacgcagatctgaaaacagaaacgaaaggataacacagatctgaaaacagaacaaaggataacacggatctgaaaacagaaacgaaaggataacactgATCTGAAAACACAACGAAATTTTataaagatctgaaaatagaaacgaaaggataacacagatctgataacagaacgattttttttttatttttatttttttagtcagatctgaaaatgaagaacaagatacttacttgaattcaatgagccaaagctctgataccaaatgatacgaatcctcgtacgaatgaaaggcaagcacgaatatagaaatcacaccctcaattcaataacaaacaaggaacgattatgttgtcccgatcttttgaaacaagtaacgattttgtggtattcacctctaagcgattaaaacttagcaacaaatatcaacgataaaacaattgaatttcaaacgaaccttcaaagatcttgttttgacaattcgagcgaaaaacaatcgacaaacgccacaaagatgcaatttttgataagtttgatttggttttcttcttgtgaagaacaaagctaaaagctttgaaaattgagagaacctcAAGTTTTTCTTATATCATTCAATAATGTTTCGTTCATAGTGATTATAAGCATTAAATAAACAATAACATAcgagaaaagttgtgtgaaaagtcataaataagataactagcaactttgacacggaagtgcgccaaaagaccgcgggtgcggtgcttgtttgaccgcgggtgcggtgtagcttcggcaacaaaccgcgggtgcggtgcagcttcgggaaattttcttaaatttgattatcatggaccgcgggtgcggtccctttattagcgcgggtgcgctggtccTTCGGccattggaccgcgggtgcggtccctgttttagcgcgggtgcgctggaccttcggcaattgcacttgaataatattccaaaaacctccaatattattcccatgattcccaacctcctctaatttagtcacccaatttgtagatcctcattggtagttcatcatgagtacttgaagtgcttctttaaacttcttgctacgtcccctcgttataggtctttcgggcaactccaacgactctcatgctttctttggtgcttgatcaaccacgtttgcatcacaTGTTGTTGGTGACTAATATGTTACACCATAATATGGGTTAATGAAATCTTACAACGCGGGTACTGCCCTCATTCTACATCTGACGGTACTAACCTCAcgtaaaaacattttttatgcAACGATGGTTGTTGGATTTAATTAACATGAGGGTAATATCCTTAAGACATATTGAACTAAACTGATAAATGATGATGTGATATAAAAACTGTCGACATAACATATGATATCGCTGACGTATGCAATGTACGTCTTCAATGTCACATCAACGTTTCACTTAAAGATTAGAttgaaaaaaatacaaattaatttgttaaaacTGTAAATTAACTGAGTACATGCCATACAGATACTAGGGCATCTCTCCGGCAATATAAAATACGACATAAAACTGACACAAACTCCAATACATCCATAAAGACTAGCTGGGAGACTCCAACGAACCAAAACCAAACAATCCAACTTCAACTATGAGCTCTGTCTGGTGCTGCAAAACCACTCgagagatctaccatggtgcccaaaaTCAACCACAGCAGCCCGCCAGTAAACAATTGATGTTAGAATTCAGGTATGAAACAgttcaaaaatataataataacataaaccatgcatcaatatatatatatatatatatatatatatatatagatgaaATGTGAAATGTATGAACATGGCTCAATATCAACAGGGTAAACGGAGCCAAACAAACGATACGATCCACAAGAATAATGCTCGAATAACACACAGaagagctacatcgtcatgtaGCTAAACCGCCCtaccaagtatgcgaggtatgccaagctaTGCCAATCAACACCCCCAACTCGACCTCCATATAACTGTAACGATATATAACATGAATGACACAAACAACCAGAACTGGATATCACAATTTCAGCGCTCACCTCGAGGGCTACACTAACAACTGAATCGATCAATCTTAACTACGATTTCATGTGTATCAATATAGGCCTATCAACCACACTCTGTTCCCGAGTTATACAACAACATGTGCCGAATAACAATGAATAATAGTAATTGGTCAACAAAAACGATATGGCTCAAGATGTATATCATAAAGTATGCCCCAGACTAAATGGCATATAACTGAACATATAACTCAATAAGGCATTTAACAACTCGAACAATTCACATAATTACATAAGCAATAATAACAATACATAAATATgcttaaacacataatttaagtGTTACCAAACTATAACATACTTATACCAACTAACGAATATCAATGCACAATTTTAAAGCTCGTCTGCCTAAAACACATAACAATAACTCGAATAATCCCACATTTCACCGGAAGAAATCAACAAGGAGTTTGATCATTTCGACGCGATTAAATGCCCAAAAACAGAAACCATGAAACTACCTTCATTTACAGTTCCAGATTTAGCACTTAAGAGCTAAAATTCATATTTCACTCAATTTGGACTAAAATCAATATCCGCCAattgaaaatgaaagaaaactcaattatCTAAGTTTTCCTAGAAGAAACCATTTTCAGAATCTCAGTAGATTAATCCAAAAATTAGCAAGAACTTGCTGCTACTCATGAAATTCGCGGACAAAAATCTAAAAATGAGCAGTTTTAGTAAAACATGCATAACTTTTtcaattcttaatggaatttaacgatTAAAATCTCATTCGAAAGATAACACATAGATCTAAAACTTTCAACAAAAGATCCAGAATCCAACTGAAAAAAGTCAAAACCTCAAATTACAGTAGCCATTCTACACATCTCAAACACAGAGTTTGATTTTGACACaatttggtagaaaaatcatatcaaatctatTTCTAATTGAAATTCCATTTTTCCAATGGCTATAGAAAGCTAACGAAGTTCTAAAGTTATATTTGAACCACAAGTCGAAATTATTAGTGCACAATACACATaaacccgaaaatcagaagcAAAAGCTCACCAAATCGGACAAGAACTGTGTAGAAACGAGTTGAAATGAGCAGCTTCTATCAAGTTGAATACTTGCTCAAAATTACTGATTTATGGcttgaatcgaatcttaggATGTTAGGAACACAACCATTTAAGAATTTTTAAGTTTCGAGCTCGAACGAAGGAATTATGTCGATTATACGGCAGCTGCTATAGTGGCTTCGAGGAGGATTGGGAAAAGAGATGGGTTTACGCGAGTGGGTTGCTTCTTTCTTCTTCTCTTTTTGGCTGGCGAGTGTATGCatatatgtattgtattatTTGTTTATTAAAAGTAGTAACTTGAGCTCAGTTATCTCGAATTTGCATTTAATTGatctcgtgtgttatttaagtctctatatgtattttatatcatattaacTTTGATAtcctaaaatacatatttttaacacatcttcaaaaattatttggtataaataattattttaatttatcaactcattaattattctaattatatatatagttttactATGCTGCTCACCAACCGTGCACACATCTATGTTCATCAATGAGATGATGTTGATTTATTGGATGTGATgaatcatataaaataaacaaGTGTCACCTTATTGATCCGATCTTGAATAGAAATAGCCACAATTGATGGAGAAAAATGcgattaaattataaataaatcggGGACAAATTGCATAAGCATCCCTCTGAAAATTTTAGAAAACGAAAAACCATTTTCTAAAATCAATTGGATTTAAAAGTCTGTATTTTTAAGAATAAGATATAAGATCCATTCCAAatgactatatatatatatatatatatatatagggaaTTCGTGAATTTTTACAGGGAATTCgtgaatttttatattttattagggcttaaatgctatttttatatttttatgaggGCTTAAAATGCTATTAGCCAAAACTGCCTTTTCATGTCCAAGTCAAACTCAACGATTGACACTCCCGAGTCTTGAACAGTAGTAGCACACTCAACCGGCGATGGATgaaggaggaggaggaggaggaggaggaggaggaaaaAGCTCGTTTATAGCGGAAAGCAACTCGCTCCTCGTAATCCACGATGCTTTGATCGTAACCATGGACTCAGATTTTCGTGTTTTTAGCAGCGGCGGAGTCGCTATCCAAGGCGACACCATTATAGCAATCGGCCACTCTGACGATGTAGTTTCTCAGTTCTTGCCTCTTTCACCTAAGATCATCAACCTCCATGGGAATTTTCTCCTCCCAGGCATGCAATAATCTTGAATTTATTGTCTTTATTGGTGGTAGTGCTGTTTTGTCAATTTTTGTGTGGAAACTATGCTCGTGATATTGTCTTTGTTTATTTGGTCCTTGATGTATGGATATGCATTGAATTTCGTTGTTTAGTGGGCTTTCTGTGACTCTGGGTTAACTGGGATTGGTTTTGCTTGTGTTGTTGTTGTTCATAGGGTTCATTAACACCCACGTTCACACCTCACAACAGTTGGCCAGAGGGATTGCTGACGACGTGGACTTGCTGACGTGGCTTCACCAACGCATCTGGCCGTATGAAGCCGAGATGACTGAGGATGACTCTTACATATCTACTCTACTCTGCGGGATTGAGCTCATTCACTCAGGTGTAAGTGTTATTTGCGTGGTGTTATCGTATTATCTGATAGAAGCAAATTTTGCTAAAGCTCGAGTTCATATAATATACAGGTTTTACGTGTAAGTCGAAGATCGATTGATATCTGTCCAGAAATGGTATTTAACATGTATGAGTTTACATTGGTTGTAGGGAAAAAAGGCCCACAAATTATTAGCTAAGATAGAGTTAATGAAATGTGTATGATATTGTGTACTAGTAGTTTTTAACTTGTGACATTGTCACTGATGCTAtgttagaaattatttttcccaaaaaatttGAGGTTGTATGAAGAGAGCCAACATTGTTTTTTATACTTAAATAATTTGCAGGGAATTGTCGCTTACCAAGTGCAGGTTGCTTTTGTAGTACTAATCTATAATGCCAATTTTGTTCTCATATAAAGAATCTTGATCAGTATGAGTGCTAATACCTGAGTAGAAAAGAATCACCTTTTAGTGGGTACCTGGTATTGCTTTGTCCAGTTATATATGGAAAGATATCAGATATGCTGCTGGTAATGCGTGTGATAGGTTACATGCTTTGCTGAAGCTGGAGGGCAGCATGTATCTGGAATGGCAAGGGCCGTTGAATTGCTAGGCTTGCGTGCATGTCTGGCACAATCGGTTATGGATGCTGGTGAAGGACTTCCTGCATCGTGGACCGAAAGGACTGCTGAGGAGTGTATTCAGGTTCTTTTCGTTTCCAATTATCGGTAATTAAATTACAGCTCAATATGtctcttaaaaatattttttaatcctATGACAATTAGTCTTGTACATTGTTGAAAGTGATTTAATGAATATCGTCCTTGAAAGTTTACTGTGATTATCTTTGTATTCAGTGAAAAGGCAGATATGTAAATAACATTCCATGAATAAGAAAATATCAGCTGTCATATCTTCAAAGCCCGTGTTAACCTGTGAAATTTGGTCTCACCTCTAGCTAATCTCTCAATATTTAATCTCTGAGGGTATCTTTGTAAGATTTGGGTTCTTGAAGTTTTTTGTTTCATTAACTCAAATTGTTAGATCTTTAATCTAACGACATGTATATCTTCACTTTCTTATTTAGTTTTTACGACACAGATTTGTTTATCTAATCCTGTGGTTTATTCCATTGAGGCTGCCTTTATGTCAGTTAGCTTACTGTAACAATTAATTATTTGTGAGGGCAGTCTCAAATGGATCTGCACAAAAAGCACCATAATACTGCTGAAGGACGCATCAGAATATGGTTTGGGATAAGGCAAATTATGAATTCAACAGATTGCCTACTTACTGGAACAAGAGATGCCGCTAATGAACTCAAAACTGGAATCCATATGGTCAGATCTTGATCTTATTAAGTTGAATGGCATTTTATGTCATTCACTTGATGTTTTATCGTGTTAAAATGTTCTTATGTATCTTTTCATTTTCTAGCATGTCGCGGAGATACCATATGAAAACAAACTTGTGGTGACAGTCCAAGGAGTTGAACATGGGACTGTAACATATCTTGAGAAAATCAAGCTACTACAAAACAATCTGCTGGCTGCTCATTCTGTTTGGGTCAATGATAATGAGGTAATCTCGTGCGTGTCTCTTGATCTACCAACTGAGCTCgtattttgaaataattatcgAGCCAAATATTCTCCCTGTAATTTTAAGTCCTGTTTACCATAAAACTTGAAATCTTCAAATTTGTTCGATTTTATATGCCTTTTTTCAGGTTGATTTACTTTCAAAAGCTGGCGTTAAAGTGTCTCATTGTCCTGCTGCTGCTATGCGTATGCTTGGATTTGCACCAATTAAAGAAATGCTAGCCGCAGGTGTC
This window of the Primulina tabacum isolate GXHZ01 chromosome 12, ASM2559414v2, whole genome shotgun sequence genome carries:
- the LOC142520758 gene encoding uncharacterized protein LOC142520758 isoform X1 gives rise to the protein MDEGGGGGGGGGGKSSFIAESNSLLVIHDALIVTMDSDFRVFSSGGVAIQGDTIIAIGHSDDVVSQFLPLSPKIINLHGNFLLPGFINTHVHTSQQLARGIADDVDLLTWLHQRIWPYEAEMTEDDSYISTLLCGIELIHSGVTCFAEAGGQHVSGMARAVELLGLRACLAQSVMDAGEGLPASWTERTAEECIQSQMDLHKKHHNTAEGRIRIWFGIRQIMNSTDCLLTGTRDAANELKTGIHMHVAEIPYENKLVVTVQGVEHGTVTYLEKIKLLQNNLLAAHSVWVNDNEVDLLSKAGVKVSHCPAAAMRMLGFAPIKEMLAAGVCVSLGTDGAPSNNRMSIVDEMYLASLINKGREVFTQGTTNATVLPAETILEMATINGAKSVLWDNEIGSLEVGKKADMIVVNPSNWSMMPVHDCISCLVYCMRTENITSVMCNGRWIMVDKKITTLNEEEVVIMAKNVSNVLLKRAGIQIPKKMNIL
- the LOC142520758 gene encoding uncharacterized protein LOC142520758 isoform X2 yields the protein MDEGGGGGGGGGGKSSFIAESNSLLVIHDALIVTMDSDFRVFSSGGVAIQGDTIIAIGHSDDVVSQFLPLSPKIINLHGNFLLPGFINTHVHTSQQLARGIADDVDLLTWLHQRIWPYEAEMTEDDSYISTLLCGIELIHSGVTCFAEAGGQHVSGMARAVELLGLRACLAQSVMDAGEGLPASWTERTAEECIQSQMDLHKKHHNTAEGRIRIWFGIRQIMNSTDCLLTGTRDAANELKTGIHMHVAEIPYENKLVVTVQGVEHGTVTYLEKIKLLQNNLLAAHSVWVNDNEVDLLSKAGVKVSHCPAAAMRMLGFAPIKEMLAAGVCVSLGTDGAPSNNRMSIVDEMYLASLINKGREVFTQGTTNATVLPAETILEMATINGAKSVLWDNEIGSLEVGKKADMIVVNPSNWSMMPVHDCISCLVYCMRTENITSVMCNGRWIMVDKKITTLNEDDFGRSSSEKVTE